A genomic window from Martelella lutilitoris includes:
- a CDS encoding response regulator transcription factor, whose translation MRILLIEDDENLNRQLAQMLREADYVVDCAYDGVEGHFLGDTEPYDAVILDIGLPALDGVSILEKWRAAGRKMPVLILTARDRWSDKVAGIDAGADDYVTKPFHIEEVMARIRALIRRAAGHAASTISCGPIALDVKASKATLNGELLRLTSHEYRLLSYLMHHQGEVVSRTELTEHLYDQDFDRDSNTIEVFVGRLRKKIGPEWIETVRGLGYRMQVPE comes from the coding sequence ATGCGTATCCTCCTCATCGAAGACGATGAAAACCTCAACCGGCAGCTTGCTCAGATGCTGAGGGAGGCCGACTACGTTGTCGATTGTGCCTATGACGGCGTCGAGGGGCATTTCCTCGGCGACACGGAACCCTATGATGCCGTGATTCTCGATATCGGCCTGCCGGCGCTGGACGGCGTGTCTATTCTGGAAAAATGGCGCGCCGCCGGGCGCAAGATGCCGGTCTTGATTCTCACGGCGCGCGATCGCTGGAGCGACAAGGTTGCCGGCATCGACGCCGGCGCCGACGACTATGTGACCAAACCCTTCCACATCGAGGAAGTGATGGCGCGCATCCGTGCGCTCATTCGGCGGGCGGCCGGACATGCGGCCAGTACGATCTCCTGCGGGCCGATCGCGCTTGACGTGAAGGCCTCCAAGGCGACGCTCAACGGAGAGTTGCTGCGCCTGACCTCGCATGAGTACAGGCTGCTGTCCTACCTGATGCACCACCAGGGCGAGGTCGTCTCGCGCACGGAACTGACCGAACATCTCTACGATCAGGACTTCGATCGGGATTCCAACACGATCGAGGTCTTCGTCGGACGTCTGCGCAAGAAGATCGGGCCGGAATGGATCGAGACGGTCCGCGGTCTCGGCTACCGCATGCAGGTGCCTGAATGA
- a CDS encoding baseplate multidomain protein megatron: protein MATILFQAAGAAFGSVLGPFGAVAGRALGALAGAAVDGSIFSGGRRAAGRHLPTARVGGAEEGVAIPRVYGASRVGGTLIWATRFEEDVVEERAGGKASGSTLESFAYYGNFAFGICEGPVAAIRRVWADGRELDLTGIEMRFYPGDDSQLPDPLIEAKQGAGNAPAYRGLCYVVFERLPLDGFGNRIPVIQFEVLKPTGTLESRVKAIAIIPGATEHGLCPYPVTESLGRGSQRIMNRNTLTRATDWEASIDELTALCPNLERVALVVTWFGSDLRAGECRILPGVETPFRAEESTPWSVSGLRRDEAHVVSTHEGGPAYGGTPNDAGLMAAIADLKARGLKVFLYPFIMMDVPAANGLPDPYGGAEQAIYPWRGRITCHPARGVSGSSDRTATARAQVEAFLGTAEPHHFTPGPTGVTFAGTDAGYRRLILHYAHLAAAAGGVDGVIIGSELKGLTSIRDQNDAFPFVEALIELAGDVRNILGPDTALTYGADWSEYFGFHPDDGSGNIYFNLDPLWASPDITAVGIDNYMPLSDWRDDDLASENPDGFKSATDPAGLEGQIAAGEGYDWHYIDQADRVTRRRTPITDGLADKPWVYRYKDLAGWWSNRHFDRIGGSEAIAPTAWVPMEKPIWFTELGCPAVDKGSCQPNVFADPKSAESAYPHFSSRRRSDDEQRRFLEAHLGHWSGASAPAGMVDPDHIFLWCWDIRPYPAFPQNDALWSDGANWTTGHWLNGRLGATTLADAVRALLADHGFNDCDTRLLSGDLTGYLQADIDAARDLIEPLLSLYSADCIETADGLVFRSRQRASLSPRVIDIVAERDADAGPWRETRLHGSDIPGEAAVTYFDPEAGYAQASARASRATTASDRVLRFALPTVLSEATALERALALLRESRCGMRTLQIDLSPQERALEIGDVFRLEGGPAGRFMVTRLEVAETIRLEARSFSPSVGTVPGAGENARLAHDAASEGFSPRVIFLDLARDAPGPAEDFARVAVFSRPFRRAFVASSSTDEGYQPGAVIDRPAATARLAAPLQPGASGRFDFTRALVVDLDFGGLASATRTAVLNGENRIAVRAVNGVFEIIGFLRATEISSGRWRLEGLLRGLHGTEDAMLAGAETGNDAVVLNASVVPVGLGSRHVGLSRNYVVETANGQADPRAPYQFAGGIRAETPLSPVHLKVRRLDSGDLAFSWVRRSRLDADDWAAADIPKDEDAEAYRLEIFAGATLLRSIETALPQWLYPEVDQLADFGASATHFSLRLRQLGRKVPLGTALVRTFSLVV from the coding sequence ATGGCAACGATCCTATTTCAGGCGGCAGGCGCCGCATTTGGCAGCGTTCTCGGACCGTTCGGCGCCGTTGCCGGGCGGGCGCTGGGCGCGCTCGCCGGCGCGGCGGTCGACGGATCCATCTTCTCCGGCGGCCGCAGGGCAGCCGGCCGCCATTTGCCGACCGCCCGGGTTGGCGGCGCGGAGGAGGGCGTTGCCATTCCGCGCGTCTACGGCGCGTCGCGGGTGGGGGGAACGCTGATCTGGGCGACGCGATTCGAGGAAGACGTGGTCGAGGAGCGCGCCGGCGGCAAGGCGTCGGGCTCGACGCTCGAGAGCTTTGCTTATTACGGCAATTTCGCCTTCGGCATTTGCGAAGGCCCCGTCGCCGCGATCCGGCGGGTCTGGGCGGACGGGCGCGAGCTGGACCTGACCGGTATCGAGATGCGCTTCTATCCGGGCGATGACAGCCAGTTGCCCGATCCCCTGATCGAGGCCAAGCAGGGCGCCGGCAACGCGCCCGCCTATCGCGGGCTTTGCTATGTCGTCTTCGAACGCCTGCCGCTCGACGGATTCGGCAACCGCATCCCCGTGATCCAGTTCGAGGTGCTGAAGCCGACGGGTACACTCGAGAGCCGGGTGAAGGCCATCGCCATCATTCCCGGCGCGACCGAACACGGGCTCTGCCCTTATCCTGTCACAGAATCGCTCGGCCGCGGAAGCCAGCGGATCATGAACCGCAACACGCTCACCCGCGCGACCGACTGGGAAGCCTCGATCGACGAACTGACCGCGCTTTGCCCCAATCTGGAGCGCGTGGCCTTGGTCGTCACCTGGTTCGGCTCGGACCTGAGGGCGGGGGAGTGCCGCATTCTGCCGGGCGTGGAAACGCCGTTTCGGGCCGAGGAGAGCACGCCCTGGTCGGTTTCCGGCCTCAGGCGCGACGAGGCGCATGTGGTGAGCACGCATGAGGGCGGACCGGCCTATGGCGGCACGCCCAACGATGCCGGGCTGATGGCGGCGATCGCAGACCTGAAGGCGCGCGGGCTGAAGGTGTTTCTCTATCCCTTCATCATGATGGACGTGCCTGCGGCCAACGGCCTGCCCGACCCCTATGGCGGCGCGGAGCAGGCCATCTATCCCTGGCGCGGCCGGATCACCTGCCATCCCGCCAGAGGCGTTTCCGGCTCGAGCGACCGGACCGCGACCGCGAGGGCGCAGGTGGAGGCATTTCTCGGCACGGCCGAGCCGCATCACTTTACGCCGGGACCGACGGGTGTCACTTTTGCCGGCACGGATGCCGGATACCGGCGTCTCATCCTGCACTATGCGCATCTCGCCGCCGCTGCCGGAGGCGTGGATGGGGTCATCATCGGCTCGGAACTCAAGGGCCTGACCTCGATCCGCGACCAGAATGACGCCTTTCCCTTCGTCGAGGCGCTGATCGAGCTTGCGGGGGACGTGCGAAACATCCTCGGACCGGATACGGCTCTTACCTACGGCGCGGACTGGAGCGAGTATTTCGGTTTCCATCCGGACGATGGCAGCGGCAATATCTACTTCAACCTCGATCCGCTGTGGGCGAGCCCCGATATCACCGCTGTCGGCATCGACAACTACATGCCGTTGTCGGACTGGCGCGATGACGACCTTGCTTCGGAGAATCCTGACGGGTTCAAGAGCGCGACCGATCCGGCCGGACTTGAAGGGCAGATTGCGGCGGGCGAAGGATACGACTGGCACTATATCGACCAGGCGGACCGGGTAACGCGACGACGCACGCCGATCACCGACGGGCTTGCGGACAAGCCATGGGTCTACAGATACAAGGACCTTGCGGGCTGGTGGTCGAACAGGCATTTCGACCGGATCGGCGGCAGCGAGGCAATTGCGCCCACCGCCTGGGTTCCCATGGAAAAGCCGATCTGGTTCACCGAGCTCGGATGTCCGGCCGTCGATAAGGGAAGCTGCCAGCCGAATGTCTTTGCCGATCCGAAATCGGCGGAATCCGCCTATCCCCATTTCTCGAGCCGCCGGCGCTCCGACGACGAGCAGCGCCGCTTCCTGGAAGCGCATCTTGGGCATTGGTCGGGCGCCAGCGCGCCTGCCGGCATGGTCGATCCCGACCATATTTTCCTCTGGTGCTGGGACATCCGGCCCTATCCGGCCTTTCCGCAGAACGATGCGCTGTGGAGCGACGGCGCCAACTGGACGACGGGGCACTGGCTGAACGGCAGGCTGGGGGCGACCACGCTTGCCGACGCCGTGCGCGCGCTTCTTGCCGATCACGGTTTCAACGATTGCGACACGCGCCTGCTGAGCGGTGATCTGACAGGCTACCTGCAGGCCGATATCGATGCGGCGCGCGACCTGATCGAGCCGCTGCTCTCGCTCTATTCCGCGGACTGTATCGAAACGGCCGACGGCCTGGTGTTCCGTTCGCGCCAGCGCGCCAGTCTTTCGCCGCGCGTGATCGATATTGTTGCCGAGCGCGACGCCGATGCCGGTCCGTGGCGCGAGACGCGGCTTCACGGCAGCGATATACCGGGCGAGGCTGCCGTCACCTATTTCGATCCGGAGGCCGGTTACGCGCAGGCAAGCGCCCGCGCGAGCCGCGCGACGACGGCCAGCGATCGGGTGCTCCGGTTCGCATTGCCGACGGTCCTTTCGGAAGCGACGGCGCTGGAGCGGGCCCTCGCGCTGCTGCGCGAAAGCCGTTGCGGAATGCGGACCCTGCAGATTGACCTGTCGCCGCAGGAGCGCGCTCTGGAAATCGGCGATGTGTTCCGGCTCGAAGGCGGCCCGGCCGGACGCTTCATGGTGACGCGGCTTGAGGTCGCCGAGACGATCCGGCTGGAGGCGCGGTCGTTTTCACCTTCTGTCGGCACTGTCCCGGGCGCCGGCGAAAACGCGCGCCTTGCGCATGACGCCGCCTCGGAGGGTTTCTCGCCGAGGGTGATCTTTCTCGACCTTGCGCGCGACGCACCGGGACCGGCCGAGGATTTCGCCCGGGTCGCGGTCTTCTCCCGCCCCTTCCGCCGTGCGTTCGTGGCCTCCTCGTCGACGGATGAAGGTTATCAGCCCGGCGCGGTCATCGACAGGCCGGCGGCAACGGCGCGGCTTGCCGCCCCGCTTCAGCCCGGGGCGAGCGGGCGGTTCGACTTCACCCGCGCCCTCGTCGTCGATCTGGATTTCGGCGGTCTCGCATCGGCGACGAGAACGGCCGTGCTGAATGGCGAGAACCGCATTGCCGTGAGGGCCGTCAATGGCGTGTTCGAGATCATCGGCTTTCTGCGGGCCACGGAAATCTCGTCCGGGCGCTGGCGGCTGGAGGGCCTGTTGCGCGGTCTTCACGGAACCGAGGACGCCATGCTGGCGGGCGCGGAGACGGGCAATGACGCCGTCGTTCTCAACGCCTCCGTTGTCCCGGTCGGGCTTGGCAGCAGGCATGTGGGGCTATCGCGGAACTATGTCGTCGAAACCGCCAATGGCCAGGCCGATCCGCGCGCGCCCTATCAGTTTGCCGGGGGCATCAGGGCGGAGACGCCTCTGTCGCCGGTGCACCTGAAGGTTCGGCGTCTCGATTCCGGTGATCTGGCCTTCAGCTGGGTGCGGCGCTCCCGCCTCGACGCTGATGACTGGGCCGCTGCGGACATTCCGAAGGACGAGGACGCCGAAGCCTATCGCCTGGAGATTTTCGCCGGCGCAACCTTGCTGCGCAGCATCGAGACTGCCTTGCCGCAATGGCTCTATCCGGAGGTCGATCAGCTTGCCGATTTTGGTGCTTCGGCGACCCATTTTTCGCTCCGGCTTCGTCAACTGGGGCGGAAGGTACCGCTCGGCACGGCCCTCGTCCGCACATTTTCACTTGTAGTCTGA
- a CDS encoding NlpC/P60 family protein has translation MTVTGDRAVAEAEKWIGTPYRHQAAEIGVGCDCLGLVRGVWRALYGAAPGIDIPYAPDWAERSGTERLLEAATRYCGPALGPDEMLPGDILLFRWRRQYAAKHAGILSGPDHFIHAYEQAGVIRSPLVPSWRRRIAGVFRFPAL, from the coding sequence ATGACGGTGACGGGAGACCGCGCCGTTGCCGAGGCCGAGAAATGGATCGGCACGCCCTACCGGCATCAGGCGGCAGAGATCGGCGTCGGCTGCGATTGCCTGGGGCTCGTTCGCGGCGTCTGGCGCGCACTTTACGGCGCGGCGCCGGGCATCGACATTCCCTATGCGCCGGACTGGGCCGAGCGCAGCGGAACCGAGCGGCTGCTCGAGGCGGCGACGCGCTATTGCGGACCGGCTCTCGGTCCCGATGAAATGTTGCCGGGCGATATCCTGCTTTTTCGCTGGCGTCGGCAGTATGCGGCCAAGCATGCCGGGATCCTCAGCGGGCCGGATCATTTCATCCACGCTTACGAGCAGGCGGGCGTTATCCGCTCCCCGCTCGTCCCCTCGTGGCGGCGCCGGATCGCCGGCGTCTTCCGCTTTCCCGCGCTTTAG
- a CDS encoding DUF2163 domain-containing protein — MRTLDAALAAHLGQDATTVCHCWRLTLRNGSVLGFTEHDRDLVFAATQFQAASGFLSSGFEAEEGLAASTNEVVGGFSSDAISQEALARGDYDGARVEVFLANWQAPEQHQQLQVLEIGEVSREGGGFKAELRSRAHRLSQPQGRSFTRRCDAVFGDAACGFDPDSAGFFATGTVLAVESETRLVIAGTGAFAEGYFAHGTARLESGDLAGRSFDIDGNAPVAAGMRVDLWLPLEHLPETGDQVRLTAGCDKAFSTCRTKFGNHLNFRGFPHVPGADFAYSYVNGESAHDGSPLFK; from the coding sequence ATGAGAACACTGGACGCGGCGCTCGCAGCCCATCTTGGGCAGGATGCGACAACGGTCTGCCACTGCTGGCGGCTGACGCTTCGGAACGGAAGCGTGCTTGGTTTTACCGAGCATGACCGGGATCTTGTGTTTGCGGCAACACAGTTTCAGGCGGCAAGCGGTTTTCTCTCCTCGGGCTTCGAGGCAGAAGAAGGGCTCGCCGCGAGCACCAACGAAGTCGTTGGCGGCTTTTCCAGTGACGCGATTTCCCAGGAGGCGCTGGCCCGGGGCGATTATGACGGCGCTCGGGTCGAGGTCTTTCTCGCCAACTGGCAGGCGCCCGAACAGCATCAGCAGCTTCAGGTTCTGGAGATTGGCGAGGTGTCGCGCGAAGGCGGCGGTTTCAAGGCCGAACTGCGTTCGCGCGCGCATCGCCTGTCGCAACCGCAGGGGCGCAGTTTCACGCGGCGCTGTGACGCGGTTTTCGGTGATGCCGCCTGCGGATTCGATCCCGACAGCGCCGGCTTTTTCGCCACGGGGACGGTTCTGGCCGTCGAAAGCGAAACCCGGCTGGTGATCGCCGGGACGGGCGCTTTCGCCGAGGGATATTTCGCCCACGGCACGGCGCGTCTCGAAAGCGGCGACCTTGCCGGCCGCAGCTTCGACATCGACGGGAATGCGCCCGTTGCCGCCGGCATGCGCGTCGATCTCTGGCTGCCGCTCGAGCATCTGCCCGAGACCGGCGATCAGGTGCGCCTGACGGCTGGGTGCGACAAGGCCTTCTCCACCTGCCGGACGAAATTCGGCAACCACCTGAATTTCCGTGGCTTTCCCCACGTGCCGGGCGCCGACTTTGCCTATTCCTACGTGAATGGCGAGAGCGCCCATGACGGGAGCCCGCTGTTCAAATGA
- a CDS encoding DUF2460 domain-containing protein: MSASFHEVRFPLRLSLSVSGGPVRRTDIVSLSNGRENRNQRWRNSRRSYDAGSALRSVADLYELTAFFEARGGELYGFRFRDPVDFKSCGPLADPGPTDQRIASGDGSTATFQLVKTYGDPAASFVRTIEKPVAGSVRVSVDGVEVPGSDFSVDTTTGIVTFTAAAIPAAGTEIFAGFSFDVPVRFSIDRIDINMKAFNAGSVPSVPLTEIMP; encoded by the coding sequence ATGAGCGCGAGCTTTCACGAGGTGCGCTTTCCGCTGCGGCTGTCGCTTTCCGTCAGCGGCGGCCCGGTGCGGCGCACGGATATCGTCAGCCTGTCCAACGGACGGGAGAACCGCAACCAGCGCTGGCGGAATTCCAGGCGGTCCTATGATGCGGGCTCGGCCCTGCGTTCGGTTGCGGACCTTTACGAACTGACGGCGTTCTTCGAGGCGCGCGGCGGCGAGCTTTACGGCTTCCGCTTCCGCGATCCGGTGGATTTCAAGTCCTGCGGCCCTCTGGCCGACCCCGGACCGACGGACCAGCGGATCGCAAGCGGCGACGGATCCACGGCAACCTTTCAACTGGTCAAGACTTACGGCGATCCTGCGGCTTCGTTCGTCAGGACGATCGAAAAGCCCGTGGCGGGGTCTGTCCGGGTGTCCGTCGACGGCGTCGAGGTCCCCGGCTCCGACTTCTCCGTCGATACGACGACCGGCATCGTGACCTTTACAGCCGCCGCAATACCGGCTGCGGGAACGGAGATATTCGCCGGCTTCTCCTTCGATGTTCCGGTCCGCTTTTCGATCGACCGGATCGACATCAACATGAAGGCCTTCAATGCGGGGAGCGTGCCTTCGGTTCCGCTGACGGAGATCATGCCATGA
- a CDS encoding phage tail tape measure protein yields the protein MEPGDDYAEAVHGASALYDVLVDLEAQSDRFSTAITGALKDATLSGKGLQSVLGDLGRRLSELALSSALKPLENAISGQIGNLADGLIQVVAHANGGVPGRITPFADGGVVSRPTYFPMSGGLGLMGEAGSEAILPLKRGPDGALGVSASGGGGGPQIVFNVTAQDAASFQKSQGQISAMLARAVRTGQRNL from the coding sequence ATGGAACCAGGCGACGATTATGCAGAGGCGGTGCACGGGGCGAGCGCGCTCTATGACGTGCTTGTCGACCTGGAAGCGCAGTCCGACCGGTTTTCGACAGCGATCACCGGCGCGCTCAAGGATGCGACGCTTTCCGGCAAGGGGCTGCAGAGCGTTCTCGGCGACCTCGGTCGGCGACTTTCGGAACTCGCGCTGAGCTCGGCGCTGAAGCCGCTTGAGAACGCGATCTCCGGCCAGATCGGCAATCTCGCCGATGGCCTGATCCAGGTCGTCGCCCATGCCAATGGCGGCGTGCCGGGCCGGATCACGCCCTTTGCCGATGGCGGCGTCGTTTCGCGCCCGACCTATTTTCCGATGAGCGGCGGGCTCGGGCTGATGGGCGAGGCCGGCAGCGAGGCGATCCTGCCGCTGAAACGCGGGCCGGACGGCGCGCTCGGCGTATCGGCATCCGGGGGCGGCGGCGGGCCGCAGATCGTCTTCAACGTCACGGCCCAGGACGCCGCGAGCTTCCAGAAAAGCCAGGGGCAGATTTCCGCGATGCTGGCAAGGGCGGTGCGCACCGGCCAGCGCAATCTTTGA
- a CDS encoding rcc01693 family protein encodes MADRDLFWRGGRARASECDTAGPFLAAAAGPEPPGAEPFPWRSALHTGLCLLRLKPEDFWSLTPVEFAAMSGAFAPAGPYPTRAGLEEMMMRYPDDARKT; translated from the coding sequence ATTGCTGACCGTGACCTTTTCTGGAGGGGAGGCCGGGCGCGCGCCAGCGAGTGCGACACGGCCGGACCCTTCCTAGCCGCAGCGGCAGGTCCCGAACCTCCCGGCGCCGAGCCTTTCCCCTGGCGCTCGGCGCTGCATACGGGACTTTGCCTGCTGCGGCTGAAACCTGAGGACTTCTGGTCCCTGACGCCCGTCGAGTTTGCGGCCATGAGCGGCGCCTTCGCGCCGGCAGGACCTTATCCGACGCGCGCGGGGCTGGAAGAGATGATGATGCGCTATCCCGACGATGCGAGGAAAACGTGA
- a CDS encoding gene transfer agent family protein encodes MTIGGKGGRANRHRGEVEAVIDGERRILCLTLGALAELETAFSADGLGDLGGRLGAGRLRAKDLIAIIGAGLRGGGNAIDDDEVAAMSMEGGVAAYAKLVGELLTVTFSGGEAGRAPASATRPDPS; translated from the coding sequence GTGACGATCGGCGGAAAGGGCGGGCGCGCCAACCGTCATCGCGGCGAGGTGGAGGCGGTGATCGACGGAGAACGCCGCATTCTGTGCCTGACGCTCGGCGCGCTGGCGGAGCTCGAGACGGCGTTTTCGGCGGATGGCCTCGGCGACCTCGGCGGGCGTCTCGGGGCCGGACGTCTGCGGGCGAAGGACCTGATCGCCATCATCGGCGCCGGTCTTCGCGGCGGCGGCAACGCCATCGATGACGACGAGGTGGCGGCGATGAGCATGGAGGGCGGCGTGGCCGCCTATGCGAAACTGGTCGGCGAATTGCTGACCGTGACCTTTTCTGGAGGGGAGGCCGGGCGCGCGCCAGCGAGTGCGACACGGCCGGACCCTTCCTAG
- a CDS encoding phage major tail protein, TP901-1 family, whose amino-acid sequence MTAQKAKDLLLKLHNGAAYETVAGLRSKALRFNAETVDITDSESAGRWRELLGGAGIQRASLTASGIFKDAASDETVRAAFFAGALVSTEIVIPGFGTLSGPFQFTSLEYSGQHNGELQFDVALESAGAISFGALS is encoded by the coding sequence ATGACAGCCCAGAAGGCAAAGGACCTGCTGCTGAAGCTGCATAACGGAGCCGCCTACGAGACGGTCGCCGGCCTCAGGTCGAAGGCGTTGCGCTTCAACGCCGAGACTGTGGATATAACCGATTCTGAAAGTGCGGGGCGCTGGCGCGAACTGCTTGGCGGTGCCGGTATTCAACGCGCCTCGCTGACGGCAAGCGGCATCTTCAAGGACGCGGCCTCCGATGAGACGGTGCGCGCGGCCTTTTTTGCCGGGGCGCTTGTGAGCACTGAGATCGTCATTCCCGGCTTCGGCACGCTCTCCGGCCCCTTCCAGTTCACCTCGCTCGAATATTCGGGCCAGCACAACGGCGAACTGCAGTTCGACGTCGCGCTGGAATCGGCCGGAGCGATCAGCTTTGGAGCGCTCTCGTGA
- a CDS encoding DUF3168 domain-containing protein: MSSAENALLSAIHAQLANDAALTVLIGPDAIFDRLLSRPQLPAIVFGECETRDYSTATEAGCEHLLTLEIWSEAHGRKAVQAIEARVRALLHDAALSLSGFALVSLLHRASRVRRVARTGYFLAEMRFRAVTEPV; encoded by the coding sequence ATGAGTTCGGCAGAAAACGCGCTCCTGAGCGCAATCCACGCGCAGCTTGCAAATGACGCCGCGCTGACGGTGCTGATCGGGCCGGATGCCATCTTCGATCGGTTGCTGAGCCGGCCGCAACTGCCGGCGATCGTCTTCGGCGAGTGCGAGACGCGCGACTATTCGACGGCAACCGAGGCCGGCTGCGAGCACCTTCTCACGCTCGAGATCTGGTCGGAGGCGCATGGACGCAAGGCGGTGCAGGCGATCGAGGCGCGGGTCAGGGCGCTGCTGCACGATGCGGCGCTTTCGCTCTCCGGCTTCGCTCTCGTCAGCCTGCTGCACCGCGCGAGCCGGGTGCGGCGGGTGGCGCGGACCGGCTATTTCCTTGCCGAGATGCGCTTTCGCGCCGTGACCGAGCCTGTTTGA
- a CDS encoding phage head closure protein, with product MVTLDPGAFSHRLDLMTPVATPDGQGGATITYAFLARAWARVEPLSVSSSEEANGETFRVTHEIWLRARGDLVPGMRLVRGGRIFRLAGFRDPDETGRYTVCRCEEERP from the coding sequence ATGGTGACGCTTGATCCCGGCGCCTTCTCCCACCGCCTTGACCTGATGACGCCTGTGGCGACGCCGGACGGACAGGGCGGCGCTACCATCACTTATGCGTTTCTCGCCCGGGCCTGGGCCAGGGTCGAGCCGCTTTCGGTCTCCTCCAGCGAAGAGGCCAATGGCGAAACCTTTCGGGTGACGCACGAAATCTGGCTTCGGGCGCGCGGCGATCTCGTGCCGGGCATGCGGTTGGTGCGGGGCGGGCGCATCTTCAGGCTCGCGGGCTTTCGCGATCCCGACGAGACGGGCCGCTACACCGTCTGCCGCTGCGAGGAGGAGAGGCCATGA
- a CDS encoding head-tail connector protein has translation MSYALITPAAEEPVTLAEAKAFLRLDGSHEDALLGDLIATARDYLEMVSGLSLVTQEWRLYRDDWPASGMVSLAHGPVQSVGTVTVYDREGAASAVPQDQARLDGRARPARFYMPGLAGRKTGLNGIEVDFTAGFGSAADVPDVAKQAILRHVAHMFSFRGVIAADQQPAGAPEGYDRLIAPLKAWRL, from the coding sequence ATGAGCTATGCCCTGATCACGCCGGCCGCCGAAGAGCCGGTGACCCTTGCCGAGGCCAAGGCGTTTCTGCGTCTCGACGGCAGCCATGAGGATGCGCTTCTCGGCGACCTTATCGCCACGGCCCGCGACTATCTGGAGATGGTGAGCGGGCTTTCGCTTGTCACGCAAGAATGGCGGCTCTACCGCGATGACTGGCCGGCGAGCGGAATGGTGTCGCTTGCCCACGGGCCGGTGCAGTCGGTCGGGACGGTGACGGTCTATGACCGCGAGGGCGCTGCTTCGGCGGTGCCGCAGGATCAGGCGCGGCTGGACGGCCGCGCGCGTCCGGCCCGCTTCTATATGCCGGGACTTGCCGGCCGGAAGACGGGGCTCAACGGCATCGAGGTTGATTTCACGGCCGGTTTTGGTTCCGCGGCCGATGTGCCGGATGTCGCCAAACAGGCGATCCTGCGGCACGTCGCCCATATGTTTTCCTTTCGCGGCGTCATTGCCGCCGATCAGCAGCCCGCCGGCGCACCGGAGGGCTATGACCGGCTGATCGCGCCGCTGAAGGCCTGGAGGCTGTGA